In the genome of Arachis hypogaea cultivar Tifrunner chromosome 9, arahy.Tifrunner.gnm2.J5K5, whole genome shotgun sequence, the window TATCATTTAAGACTAACACTTGATTAGTAataatttacatttatatttctagaaatttgtatataaaaaatacataatttacaCCTATATTCATTATATTTTACACATAACTCATTACAATATGCATccatatttatcaaaatttgcacatataaaaatttaaataaaaaatatttttaatatgaaaaaaaagatagtatttgattaaatattgGTATTTAAAATGTATTAGAGTACTTTGGATGTTTGATATAACATGCAGAGAGTGTTGTGCAGCTTGAATATGTTAACTCTTTACCTATAAAATTCATGGAcactaaataattttattttcaacaaaaacaccaatatttttttttcatataaaaaaaattaatccagaACAAAACTCataatgcattaaaattaaatttatatttaataaaaaaaaaccctgcaatggcaacATCAATTACTTGCTTCAGAAAGAGTTGGTCTTAGAATCTGTCAGTATCAACGACGGGTAACAACAACTGCTTTTTTTCCACGCGACAGTATCTCATCGAAATGATTCAAACCCCGTTTCGCTCTCTCACTAACCCAACCCAAGTTCTTCTtccgccttcttcttcttcttcttcttcttcttgccctTCTTCCCTCAGATTCTCGTCGACCCTCTTCTCCTTCAGAGGGTTTTCTCTTTCTTCGGTTACTCCGAAACACAAAAGTCCGCTTTTGTCACCTTTGAAATCGTCGATGGCGGAGTCCCAGAAGAGCAATGCGGTTGTCGAGGTCTTCGAAAAAGAGGAGCTTCCGGTGTCTCTGGCCAAATGCGTCGCTGATGTCTCCAACAAGTTCACCACTGAAAGAGGCGCTTTCACCGTTTGCTTGTCCGGTGGCTCTCTCATCAGTTATCTCAGGTTAGCTCAAGTTCCCATTTTGGTGCAGACCCAACATAGGAAATGGAAGCAATTTCGTTTACTTTAATGATTCTGTTGTATATTTGTGGGATTAAAACTTCTGTAATTTTGGGGGAGTTTATGTTTGGGGTTTTAGGAAATTGCTGGAACCACCTTATGTTGATTCTCTTGAATGGTCTAAGTGGCATGTGTTTTGGGTGGATGAGAGAGTAGTGCCCAAGACTCATGAAGATAGTAACTACAAACTTGCTTATGATGGATTGCTATCCAAGGTATATCTTTTTTCTTCAGTATTTTTCAGGTTTCATATCATCTTTTATTTAGTTTCAACATGTTTGTTTTTTGTACTTTGGTGTGTTTTGCTGTGAGAAAGTTAAGCTTAGTTCAAAGTATGTGCCTTGCCTGTTCAAGATGAAAACCTGAAACCAATGTTTGATACAGTCCATGTGTGAGGATTGGAGCCTGTTTGGAATTGGTTATAACATAGTATATGTATGGATCAGGTGAATGGATATCTTTGTTGCATAGGATGTTATCCCTTTATTAGGTTTACTTCTTAAAGTCATATAAATGTTGCATTAGAGAGACAAATCACTGTTAGTTTTGGTTTCAATTTTGACTTATGTGCTACTTTCTCAGTCTCTTTTATCTGTCGTTTTCATTTTTGATATATCTTTCGATCATTGATCCAAGGATGTACCAAAAAGTGATAGTAACAAGCGGAGATAGTGTGTTTGCATATAGTCTTCTTTAAAATGACTGCATGACCAAGGTCTGCTGTCTCCATCTCTATACTTTTGTCTGGATAATGTTCTATGAGAGGAAATAGTTGCATAGAACGCGATACGTTCCAGGATGAGAATGGGTCCACGGTATGCAGTACGTCAAATGTGAAATATTTTATATGGAagatatacatatgatgctccagtAGACAGATGAATTGGTACGTGATACCTGCGAATTGGTCACGGTACACTACCTAGTACCAAATTGGTGAATTCATGTAACTTATCATTCTGACCTGTTGATGCTTCCATCATGGCTCTCTTGGCAGGTGCCCATTCCTCCTGGCAATGTTTATGCAATCAATGATGCCCTGTCAGCTGAGGGAGCGGCTGAGGATTACGAGACATGTCTCAGACAGTTGGTCAAGAACGGTGTGATAGCTTCATCATCAGTCACCGGATTCCCCAAATTTGATCTCATGCTGCTTGGTATGGGTCCAGATGGCCATGTAGCATCTTTATTCCCAGGGCATCCTCTTTTGAAGGAGAATAAAAAATGGGTTACCTTCATCAAGGACTCCCCAAAACCGCCCCCGGAGCGTATAACTTTCACTTTTCCAGTTATCAATTCCTCTGCTTACACTGCACTTGTGGTGACCGGTGCTGGAAAATCGGACGCAGTTCACTCTGCGCTGCGCGGATCTCAAAATTCTCCTAAGCTTCCTGCTGCAATGGTTTCACCCGAAGGAGAGTTGAAATGGTTCTTAGACAAGGGTGCAGCCTCAAAGCTGTAGATCCTGCAGTGTTGATCATGTATTGTTCTTGTGTATTTTGCCTTTGAAGTTGATCAATGTTTTCACATTAACTTAAACGGAATAAgaccttttttctctctcttaataATGAGGAGACATAGGAGGAGATAAAACCTTGCAGCTCTTCCAAATGACGTGAAGCCAATAAGAATGGTGGCCGCCAACCTTGATGGCTGCTCATAACTTTGTATTTTGACCAAAGAAGAGAAAGCTTCCTGTTACTTGCATCGTTTGAGGAGTATTGCAGAATGGTAATGTGAAAATTTAGTAAAAGTAATCTTTTCCAAACTTGCATAGCATCCCCAGTTTTTCTTCGGCCTTTACAATCTTATTTCCTCATCTGAAACGGTTTTTGGTGGTTGGGCTATATCAGTCTCTTAAATAATGTGAAAACTCATGTAATTATATATTCAtttgaagttgatagttaaaaattattagacaacacaatttaattaaatatattaaattatttaacaattcctaattattaattttacataaagataaatgtcaaattatttaatgGCTTTTACTTTTTAGTTATCAATTGTACATGAAAATAATGAATCTAAATTTCTACCAATAATATATCTTCGGTCTAATTCAAGGTTCTAATATGAGAGGTTTCCAACAATTTTGAGTATGTTGGAAATTTTGTTCATTAAGCCAATTTGGTGATGTTCAATTTCGTATAGACAGCTATGTAAAAATGGCCATGCAATAGTAGCATCTAGACAAAATAAAGATTCCTCTGGGGTGCTGATTTTCCAAGTTTAAATTATATTACTTTAGCAGTTATTCAATGTAATTTCTGAAATTTGGCTTGCAAATGGATTTTAACTGGAATGGCTAAACTAGCAATGTAGTTAGAAATTGCTTTTGTCTGGAAAACACAACAATACAACAAAGTCTCTACTTTCTCTCCCATTGTTCAGAGGAGGAGGAAACACACAATATACCAAAGGAGGAGCAGCAGCACAACCACTCTAAGTCAACGATTAACTAGTGGGGTTGAATAACATAACATTTCCAATCCAACAAAATGAGTGTGGCCACATTCATTAACATGAACATGTACCACTTGTGTGTATTTCTTTTGTTAGTAATTAAACATAGAAAATTGATAGAAGGGAGGCTACAGAGATCTCAGATCTGATTAATCTTCAAGCTCAATAATTTTTACAACTGATGAATCACCAACCTTCTGGCAAACAACAACTCGGTCATGCGGCTTTATAATGCCGAAAGCCTTGCCATGGTCTAAAGCAACCTTTAAAATTGATTCATTTGCTCCACTTTTAGATTCAGCCTACAGATAGATTACACAATCAAAATTAGTTCACAACACTAAAGCACAACAACGAATCGTCCACCATGAATTCCATGAATTTTTACAGTTAAATAACTTACCGGATGTTGAGGATCGGCCAGCATAGGGAAAAGGCCTCTGATAATGAGTGATTGCCTTGCCTGAAATTGGATCATAAAAGTTAATGCAATGTCAATGCAATCTTTAGTTTCAAAAGTTAATGTGAGTTATGTACCTCGAAAGCGCCCGTGAACGTCCAACGGAGTTGATCGGTTTTCAGCTGAGGAATAACAACAGATATCACAGGCATAGTAGGCCTATACTTAGCAATCAACCTGCATAAATACCAACAGATAACTTTAATAATAATGTCTTCAAGAAATGAAGCttgcaaaagaagaaataatcattaaaaaaatgaTTGAAAGAAAGAATTCAACTTTAAGTGGAATGAGATTTTTTTTCCCTCTCTTAATAAGGAGACATAtagaaggagataaaataaaaccTTGCAGCTCTTCCAGATGATGTGAAGCAAATAATAACGGAGGCCCTAACCTTGATGGCTGCTCGTACCTGTGTATTTCgacgaaaaaagaaagagaaagcttcCTGTTACTGCATCCTTCGAGGAAGCGAATTGCAGAATGGTAGTGTGAAAATTTAGTAGAAGTAATCCAAAAATATTTAGTGACACAAAGAAAAGTACCGCAGATGAAGCGATTGATTCCAAGTGGCTCATCGGTTCTCCAACATGTTTGACAGTCTTCTTGAAATACAAATCTTGATTATAAACTTTCTCTGCCTGCATAGAGCATTGTAATTGTTATCATTAAGCATCAGCTAAAGAATATGGCAACAATTTAGCAGAAGAAATCAGATCATGTGGTTGATTGAAGCACTTAAGCCAAGTAACTGCAGAACTGTGACATGATCTTGTTTCAAAGTAAAGTTCAAACCTACCTCGGCACAAATTTTCCCAACAATAGAAATGGTCTCTACAGGGTATAGTCCCCGCAACGTCTCCGCCCCAAGGAGAATAGCATCACTGCCTGCAATggaaaaatgaagagaaaatatctatttagaatgaaagtaacaTCATATAACTGTAAAATGTGATGAACATGATAGAACTGATAATACAAAAATGAGCAACAGAATTTTGCTTATGTATCtaaattgagattttagaaaatTCTATGGTTCCATCAATATCAAACTAAATCCTACAGGATTTACCAAATACTCAAAAGATGCTTAAGTCAGAAAAAGAATTTACCATCCAACACTGCATTGGCAACATCAGTTGCTTCAGCACGAGTAGGTCTTAGGTTATCGGTCATAGTGTCGACAACACGTGTAACAACAACTGGCTTTCCAGCCATGTTACACTTGTAAATAGCAGCTTTTTGAAATAAAAACACCTGTCAGAACCACAGAGATAAAATTATCAAGATTCTAGGATAATCAAACCAAGATGCccaaaagtaaaactaaaataaaaaataaatgaaaaatatacAACTATTATCCATTGTATGCAAACCACTTTTTTTTTCCCCTCTCTCAGTAGAGGTAAAAACTGACCTTCTCAGGTGGGAGATCGATCCCTAGATTTCCACGCGAAAGGATGACACCATCTGCTTCTCTCAGTATCTCATCAAAATGGTTCAATCCCTAAGAGAAATCAAATAACAGAAGCAAGATGCAATAAAAATCACAATCAAGTACACTCACCCAAATGATCTTGAACTACAGCATTTTTGTGTCATAAAAGTGGAAACTAGAGAGACTTTTTTCCAAAGCATATAGAAAATCTTACCTCTATATTTTCAATCTTTGCATAAACCTGTGTCTGCTTGAGGTCACCTAATTTAGACAAAAACTCGCGGGCCTAgagaatggaaaaaaaaaatgcagcaatTCATTTAGTATTTCAGAAGTTTATAATAAAAACTAGGCAACATCAGAAGAATTTAGAAGAGAACAATATATAAGCTATAAGGAGTAGCACTTACATGGCGAACATCTTCTACATGCCGAGCATACAGTGAAAGGAAATCGATATTGTTTCTAACACCCCATGTGCTAATTACCTAAATATCAAGCGAAATATCATGAAGAACATTTAGATTCACATTACATGAACATAACAAAATtgtattgaatgattgtgacagTAAATGATATTTGGATTTCCAGATAATAATATACAAAGCGAAAATAAGACATTTTATACACAAATTTAATAAGGTATAAATTCAATGGGGAAGTATAATTCAATTCTCtccattaaaaaagaaaaatgaattgaaGCATTCATTCTCAAGCAAAGCTCTTGTAGTTACCTCCTTATCCTTATCAGTAAGAGTGGGAAGATTAATACGAATCTGAGAAACATGTAATGTATATAGTGACCCAGAAAGTGTAGCCGAATTTTTTATAAGACAAGTGACATCTTCGCCATTCACCTCGCTGACCTGCACTTGAGTTCAATACTAATTCAGTTACTGCAAGAGAGGTGAGAAAGAAAGTTAATCAAGAATGCAGTTTCATTACCTCCAGCCATACAGAAGTTGTCTCACTTCCAGTAAACAAGTATTTTCCAATAAAAATAGTATCACCCTTCTTCACAGCCTGCATAGTTATCAAATTCAAAGCCATAGTTAAGGGGACAACCACATTGTACACATAATCAATATAACAAATGTTAAGAATCACAATGATGCAGTATTAGAACAACTGATTAAAGAAATTTCGCAAGTGTAAGAGGTTAACAAGCTGTTAGAAAACATTTgcaagatagaattaaaatatgcAAGACTAGGAAAAGGTATGCTGACCTTTGATAGTTCACTAAAATTTACTGGCAAGAGATTCGGCGTAGCTTCTTTGCTTTGATCCGGAGTTAATACAACTAATGTATCTGCTTCGAGGGAAATTGGTCGATCGGTTCTATTCACAACTTGTACTTCTGGACCGACCGTATCTAGCATAACCTGGATTGAAACAAAAACATAATCACACTTCAGAAGGTATTTGTacacagaaaacataaaattaagAATGCAAGCTATGAAGCGAATGTGTTGAAATCACATTTACTTAATGATATGTTGTAAGTAATCAAATGCATGCATTTGCAGAAAGTTAAGTGAGTAAACAGAAAATGTGTAACATGCTTACTGCACAGAGTTTCTTGGTAGTTTTGATAGCAGCCCTCAAGTTTTCCAATGTCTCTTGGTGGTATTCTGGATCTCCCCACGAGAAATCAAACCTTGCAACTAGTACATGGTAACAAAAGAAGCATGAGATGATAGAAGCAGTGATTCCAAACAATAAAGGAAGAAAAGCAAACACAATTTTCTTCAACTCTTAATGCATTGTTGATTCTAAGCTTTTTAACAAATATAGCAAGAAAATAAACGAACTAGCCGAAAATTGCCATCTAACTGTTCTTTTTCAATAGCTAAGAATCAATCAGGACAATTTGACAAACAACTAAATATATCTACAATCAATTTTCTAAACAAATATCAGAAAGAATCAAGGGTTGCCATGGAGAATACCAGACATTCCTGCATCAAGGCAACGCGAAATTGTGTCGATTGAACGAGACTTTGGACCGAGTGTGCCAACAATCTTAGTCATAGCTGGAAAGAAACTCTGCAAAAAGCATTTCAAACACTTAAACCAAAATCCAAATAAGATTTATCACTAAGAAGACATCATTAGGCAGGGGTAAAATCGTCTCAAAGTTTAATCCGAGACATTCATATTACTACTAGCAGGGAAAAGCACTAAAGTAGAACCATCAATGCACACAACATGATGAAACTCCAAAATCTCCACACAACAATGTATCAACTTGCTTTCTCACAATCACAGTGCTTAAACGAAGATCAGGTCACAAAACCATCACAACACCACACACACagacatatatgtatatatgaaaaAGAAAGCACTTCGATTTCTGCTTGATCTGCCAGATTCATTAGGatcaagcaaacaaacagatgcaAAAGTAATAACACAGAGAGAATCACTAAAAATTCAAGGAAGCACACAACAGCAGGGTCAACAAAAgttgaaagaaagagaaagttaGTTACAGGCTTAGATGGCTCAAGTATGGATGCCATCCTGATAGGTTCTTCGAGAAGCATAGGACTTGACTGCATTTTTTGATCAACAAACACACACTGCAATGATCACAGCAGAGAGAGAAGCGAGAAGAGAGAATTGGAATGGATGAATGAATGAGTAAGTGAATAAAAATAAGTAGTTGTGTTTGAAGTGAAAGATGCAACTGTTCTGTTCGGTGCTGCCATAACACAAGAAGGAActcatattatatatcattgcacCACGCGTCCTCTTCACTCTGTAAAATTCAATTCAACACTTTAGAAACGAGGGACACAAAACTCAACTGATAACGAAAGAAAACAATGGATTAGATGTCAATTTACTTTTGTCACTGTCTaagtttctatttatttatttgatataatatatcatggttttaatattttaattttgataaataagattattgtatataattatttaatcatatatattattttaagtaACTACTATAacgtaataattaaaaaaatcattttaatgataatacgtatataaaactttttaaaggaaccaaaattaaattcaaataagaaAGCAACCGGTGCCAATtgcaatattattaaaattattattgtaaaGTTTATAAATGAATAtcat includes:
- the LOC112711540 gene encoding probable 6-phosphogluconolactonase 4, chloroplastic, which codes for MIQTPFRSLTNPTQVLLPPSSSSSSSSCPSSLRFSSTLFSFRGFSLSSVTPKHKSPLLSPLKSSMAESQKSNAVVEVFEKEELPVSLAKCVADVSNKFTTERGAFTVCLSGGSLISYLRKLLEPPYVDSLEWSKWHVFWVDERVVPKTHEDSNYKLAYDGLLSKVPIPPGNVYAINDALSAEGAAEDYETCLRQLVKNGVIASSSVTGFPKFDLMLLGMGPDGHVASLFPGHPLLKENKKWVTFIKDSPKPPPERITFTFPVINSSAYTALVVTGAGKSDAVHSALRGSQNSPKLPAAMVSPEGELKWFLDKGAASKL
- the LOC112711539 gene encoding pyruvate kinase 1, cytosolic is translated as MQSSPMLLEEPIRMASILEPSKPSFFPAMTKIVGTLGPKSRSIDTISRCLDAGMSVARFDFSWGDPEYHQETLENLRAAIKTTKKLCAVMLDTVGPEVQVVNRTDRPISLEADTLVVLTPDQSKEATPNLLPVNFSELSKAVKKGDTIFIGKYLFTGSETTSVWLEVSEVNGEDVTCLIKNSATLSGSLYTLHVSQIRINLPTLTDKDKEVISTWGVRNNIDFLSLYARHVEDVRHAREFLSKLGDLKQTQVYAKIENIEGLNHFDEILREADGVILSRGNLGIDLPPEKVFLFQKAAIYKCNMAGKPVVVTRVVDTMTDNLRPTRAEATDVANAVLDGSDAILLGAETLRGLYPVETISIVGKICAEAEKVYNQDLYFKKTVKHVGEPMSHLESIASSAVRAAIKVRASVIICFTSSGRAARLIAKYRPTMPVISVVIPQLKTDQLRWTFTGAFEARQSLIIRGLFPMLADPQHPAESKSGANESILKVALDHGKAFGIIKPHDRVVVCQKVGDSSVVKIIELED